A window of Gudongella oleilytica genomic DNA:
GCAAATAAAGACAAAGCAGAGAGTATCATAAACGGAATTTCTTTTTTTATAGTTTGCCTTTCAACGGAAAGTGGAAATATGATGGCAGCAGCTCCCAATATTATCAGCTTATGATCCTTGAGGTGAAAGCCTAACCTATTTGAATATTAAAAAGTCCCTATACTCTTTCAGAAATTATAACCTTTACCATGTCTCCCGGACCCTTTTTTTATTTTTTCTCGAATATCGTTCCTCATGCCTATGATATAACAGACAAAACCATCAGGATTCTTTATGCCCATATTTACTATGCTCCCATCATAGGGCTCTCCATCAAAGGTGTCATGGACATTAACTCTTTCCTTGCCAAATTCCGATTTGACATCATATGGAAATACAGCAAAAGCTCCATCGATAACAGGCACTTTCTTGATTTTAGCATTGAATTCATATACTCTATTCACCTATTGTCACCTAGGTTCATTTGATAATCATATCTCAATATTTTCAAATTTGGCAAATTGATCCATTCCAATATTGCCGCCAGAAATAAAGAAGACTACCTTATCCTCAGGCTTGAATTCTAACTCCCCTTGTAAGACTGCTCCCAAAGTGATACAGGATGATATCTCCGCCAATAGCTTACCCTCTGTAAGGAATAATTTAGTGGCTTTCAGAATACTCTCTTCCTCTACTGTTACTATCTTATCCACGTACTTCTCCACTATCGGGTAATTTAGCTCCCCCGGGCATAGTGTCTGCAGCCCGTCTGCAACTGACTTAGAATCTGGTTCCAATGTGATTGGGTGTCCGGCATCAAAACTTTTTGTATATCTTGATACAGCATCCGGCTCTACTCCAATGACCTTGATTTTTGGATCCGTCTCTTTGATTGCAGTGGAGATTCCGCTTATTAATCCACCTCCGCCTATTGGAACTACGACATAATCTACATCAGGAAGCTGTTCGAGGATCTCCAGACCTGCAGTCCCCTGGCCTGCCATGATATCGTAGTCATCAAACGGAGATATGAAGCTGAGATTTTTCTCCTCACTTAGTTTCTTTGCGACATTAAATCTCTCTGATGGAATACTGAATACTATCTCTGCACCGAAGGACCTTATCCCTTCAACTTTTATCCTTGGAGCTGTCTCAGGAACAACTACATATGCTTTTGTACCCAGCTGTGTCGCAGCAAATGCTATAGCCTTGCCATGATTTCCTGAGGATGCTGTAATGATTCCATTTTTAAGCATCTCATCAGACAGCGACATTGCAGCATTAAGTGCTCCACGGACTTTAAATGAGTTGGTTTTTTGAAATGACTCCAGCTTGGTATAAACCTTACACCCTAAATATTCATCGAGATTATTTAGTCTAAGTAATGGTGTTTTGTAAATAAAAGGCGAAATCCTTTTTTGTGCCTCATGAATAGTTGACAGTGTTAACATACATACCTCCAAAGGAATGCAACTGCTCTTTTCCCCAGGATATAGTCGTCAAATGCCTTTTCTGCGATACCTGTTGAGAGTCCAACGCAAACATGCAGCGGAAGAAGATGCTCCTCCCGTGGATGACAGTACCTTGCATTAGGTAATTTGTCCCAATCCTTGAATTCATTAAACCTCTCTTCTTCATCCAGTTCATCACAGCATATTTCTATGAGTCTATCCTGAAACTCATTATTTCTGGGATCCTCTATCTCCCTCCCGGCAAAATCAAAGGCTCTCATGTTATGAAATGAGAATCCGGAACCTATGATCAAAATGTTATCCTCCAACAGTTTTCTTAAAGCCTTGCCTATTTTGAGGTGAGTCAAAGGATCAAGGTTATGGTTAAGTGATATCTGTATTACAGGTATGTCGGCATCCGGGTACATCATCCTCAATGGTATGTAAGAGCCATGGTCATAAGGTCTGTTATTGTTTAACTTAGCCTCGATCCCACTATCCTGAAGCAGCTTCGCTACTCTTAATGCCAGCTCTGTGTTACCCTTGCACGGATATTTGATTGAATACGCTTCTTCAGGAAAACCATAATAATCATACAGGATCTCAGGTGCATTCCCACTTTGAACAGCAACTATATTTTCTTCCCAATGAGCACTGAACACTATTATCGATTCCGGTTTATGAAGCTTTAGAGGAAGTGCTTCCATAAAATCGATCATCTTTTTGTGTGATGGATCACCCAATACTGGAAGCGGTCCGCCTCCATGCGAAAAGTATACGACTTGTCCCCTTTTATTTGATTCTTTATTATCCATATTTGTTCTCCTTTCAATTTCTATTATTTAGTATAAGTAAAGATCACTCTAACCCCTTCCTGATTTTAGGTGCCAGAAGTAAAAATACCGCTACACTTATCAGCAGGACCATTCCTGAGTACTTCAATATTTCCAGGAGCGAACCACTATTTGTCAGCACCAGATCATTGCCTTTATAGGTCCAGTAGAATGGTATCCAGTAAAACAGGACCTGCCACTTATCAGATAAAAGCTCTTCGCCTGCAATACTTCCAAATAGAGGAAGAAAAAGTATTTTCATATTCCCGGCAGCATTCATTACATCGTCATTGTTGATACCTTCAAAAAATCCTACAAGTATGCTTATTATACAAGAGGTGCTTACCATCAGAAGTGCATGAAAGTAGTTGATATCTCTGAAACCTGTAATCAGCAGGATCAGTAAAGATCCAACAATTGGGACAAAGACTCCTATTAAGCTTTTACCTGCGATAAACTCAAGTCTGGAAACAGGTGAAAGATGTATAGCACTTATTGTGTCCTCAGTTTTTTCTTCGACGATATTCAAGGCAATGATCATACCTCCCAGTGCTGATGTTAATATCATGGAAACATTTACCATTATTTTCTTAAGTGGCGGGATATCCCTTCCATAGTCCAGTATTTCAGCTAATGAATCGTCTACACCAATATCGTAATGATGAAAGGTTATCAGCTGCTTCACAGGATCCACGACATATTGAGGCTCATTACCCTGATTAAGTACGTAGTATTCATTATTTTTACCTGGTAATACGCCTATTATATTATCTCTTTTCCTTACTCTTGTCTCGATTTCATCTATCGAATCCATCAATTCCACCTTAGCAAATTGCTGAAAAAATTCACTTTGCCCCTGGTTTTCACCCTTCAGCAATACTACTTCAACAGTTGTATCATTTATTCCAGGAGAAAATACATTAATCATTATCGCAAACAATATCGGTGCGATCAGTATGTACAAAATCAGGAAGTTCCTTATACCTATCTTCAGATCCCTCTGGAATATCAAGAGTATCCTTTTGATCATTATTAACACTCCTTCATAGGGTCAGGGTCTTATTGAATCTATCGTTTGCAAGAATAAATATATTGAGCCCCAGCACTGCAAAAGCAAGTGATGCTACCATCACATAGGCTATATTCCCATTAACGGTAATTATTTCCTTAAAGCTCTGAAGCATGATGTAGCTTGGTATGATCTTCACCCAGTCCGGATCCCAACTCGGTGTAAAATATGAGATATTAGGCATTATCATTATAACGATCAGAATGTACATTACACCAAATGCTTCGATTATATCCTTATAGAAGCTTGTAAGATATAGTCCCAGAGAAGCAGCGAAAAAACCTGATGTTACAAGGAACAAAAGCAAAGCAGGGTAATTGGGCTGAAGTCCCATTATTGGTATTGTGATCACCAGAGATGTTAATATGGATGTCATGATTATAACCCCTATTTTACTCAAAAGATACTGCCAGACAGTAGAGGCTGTAATGGCATAAGCTTTGATTATGCCCTCGTTTTTATCCAGGAATATGTAAGCAGCAATAACAAACATGCTCATTAAGCTCCCATTTAATGTCAAGAAAACAGGAAGCATGCTTTGTCTGTCGCTTAATGGCTCCGACTCCCGGAACAAGCTTCGGACCTGAATATTGTCAGAGTACTCCTCAATGATTTTATTGCTTGCAAATCTATTGTTGTATACCATCAGTAAATTCTTCAGCTTTTGAGTCTCATATCCCTGGAGATAGTAGGTGTGCACGATTTGGTATTTTTCATTCACCCGGATATGTACCGCAGGTACTCTTTCTGCGTTTGAAAATGCATTCAGTGCATCTATGCTGTCCAACAGATAGATCTCTGATTCCTCAGTCTCATAAAGCTCTGCCATGAAAAAGCTACCATTTGCCTTTACCTCCACTATCTTGACAGTCTCATCCAAGTCCTCATCGAGAAGACTATCCCTGTATTTTTCTTCCAACGCCTTCGGCAATTCCAAATATATGTACTCCTTGCTTGTGTTGTCGAAGTTTTCAGGAACAACAAACAACAGTATCATGAGCAGTACTACCGACATCCCAATCTCTATATAAAAATACCAGCTTTTCGACGATAAAATGATTTCTTTTGAAAAACTGTACCATAATTTCACTTAAACCAATCCCCTTCCCGTGACTTTAATGAATATCTCCTCAAGGGTGGCTTCTTTGGTATGCATGGTTTGAATATCATATTTTTTTATTACTTCAATCAGCTTGTTCTTATCCTCCTCAAATACCGTAGAAAACTTTTCAATTGTCTGCTCTCCGTCTCTTATATATTCTACCTCCACGAGTTTTTCACCATACTTTAATTTTAGTTGCTTTGGCGAATCAATCAATCTAATTTTGCCGTCCACTATAAAGGCTACTCTATCGCACAATTCATCAGCAATGAACATGTTGTGAGTGGTCAGAAATACTGTTACACCCTTTTCATTTTCAGCCTTGATTATATCCTTTATTATTGATGCTATCGCCGGATCAAGACCAGTTGTAGGTTCATCAAGAAACCATATTTCAGGGTTATTTATCATTGATCTTGCAAAGGTCAGTCTATGCTTCATCCCCTTTGAATACTTCCCTGCCTTGATGTTTTCCTTTCCATCCAATCCAACCAATTTTATCAATTCCATGGGATCTCTTGTCTCAACATCAAACAGCTTCCTATAAAATTCAAGGTTTTCAAGGCCTGACATCTTATTGTATACATTGGATTGCTCGAAGGACATTCCTATCTTATTGAACATTTTATTCTTAATATGTTTGATATCATATCCAGCGACCTCAACCTCACCTTTTTGAAACTCCAGGAGACCAACAAGTATGTTTTGTGTTGTTGACTTTCCAGCTCCTGAAGGACCCAGGAATCCAAATATCTCACCCTTCTCTATTTCAAAGCTGACGTCGTTTACTGCATAATTTTCATCATTGCTATATGAGTGATAAAGGTTCTTAACTTTTATCATTTTTTCCCTCTTTTCATAGGATTACTCTAAGTGCGAACTGCTCTCAAGCTCAGTTGTCCTGATAGTTCAGAATAACGAGATCGCCTTTACTTAGACCCGACTTTACCTCCACCTGATTATCCATCTCCAGGCCAATGGTTACTTCTCTCTCAGCAGGCTTTCCATTTTCAAGTATCTTAACATAGTTTCTGGAATCCATTTGGTATACTGAACCCTTTGGAATTAATATCGCTTCTTCTGATTCCTCAATAACCACCCTTGTATTTACTTCAATTCCATAAGAAACCTCATATTCTGTTTGTGGCAAATCGATCTCTACGGTTTGGCGGTTTTCCTTTTCACCAAGCACAGAAATCGTAGTGAACGCCTTGGGATATTTCTTGCCTACCTTTAAGTCGTCGATGTGGATGTCGAGTATTGAGTCATCTATTGAAGCCTTCATGCCTTCATTGATCTTCAGGGCATCCTCAACAATAAAATCCACTGACACGACTTTATTATTTGGATCCTGTATCTCCAATACCAAGGATCCAGGGTATGGCATATCTCCCTCAAAAGTATTTAGTTCAGTTATTACCCCATCAATATCAGTAACAATGGTAGAGTTATCTCGACTTCTCTCAAGTGCTTCCAGTGTTAACAGCAAAATATCGATTTCAGCCTCGTATTTCTCACGAGAGCTTAAAGAAACACCCTTTGTAAGCTGGTTATAGTTATTTTGAGCTATAGCCAATGCGCTGCCAAGCTGATCATAGTTATTGACTGCACTTTCAAGCTCCACAAGTGATACAGCACCATTTTTATATAGTTCTTCAATCCTTTCTTTATTCTTCATTGCCAAGTCCAGATCGCTTCTTATCCTTGATATTTCAATCTTTGCGTTGTTTACACTTTGTATATCCGTTCCATGTAGTATATCTTTGTATGTAGCTTCCAAAGCCTCGATTTGTTTTTCAACTTTTTGGATCTCCAAATCCATATTATCTTCAAATTTAACCAATATCTGCCCCTTATTGACTTTATCACCAAGCTCAATGGCTACAGCTTCAACCTTGCCCGATCCATTGCTATAATATTGCCTTATGTTTTTTGATCTTATAATGCCGACCTCTTCCACATACTTCTCCAATGATCCTCTTTTTACTTCAACTGTGTTGTACTTGGTTCCGATATTGCCCTTAGTCAAAAAATATACTATGGCTATACCAACAACTGATAGAATCAATACTGGAATCAAAATCTTCTTTTTCATAGTGACACCCCATCCCCATTGATTTTGATTAATCGCTTCAATGATAAGAATTCACAAAGTCAAATCGAGCTTTGAAAATTCGATGAAATAAATAAATTCCAATACATAAGTACCCTTATCAACAAGGCGCAAATCCTTTAGTTATTAAGGCTAAATCCCTAATCTTATAAGGTTGAAGCTATTTGGTTGCTATTTGCAGCTAAAAAAACTAAAAATACAGCCTACATTCCTTTGAGTTTGTACAATTTAGTATTTTCCAATAGATTTATGTATCTTGTCCTTCTAAAATGCAGCTCATCCTCTATCTGTTGTTTTAGCATTATTACGGTTCTATACTCAAGGTAGAATCTAAATCGGGGAGGTTTTTTATATGATCATTTTAACACTTGTTGTTTTGTTATCAATTGAGGGTATGTTTTTTACCTGGTCCATATTGACTAAGCAAACGCATTCGGAGGAGAAAGGTGTAGTCAATTTATCTATTTTGTTTCTGTTCGGAATACTTGTTTACTCAGGAGTATTCGTATGGAGTTTCAGGTATATTATGCTTTTTCTTTTACTGATTGCCCAATCAGCGTATTCAATTTTTGTTTTATTAAAAAGAGGTAAGAGGGAATATAGCATAGGGAAGAGTATTACCTGCCTGGTATCCAAAATTACACTTATATTAGTCTCTCTTTTGCCTTTATTCCTGTTTCCTCAGTATCAGGAGCTTCCTTTAAGCGGTACATATGATATTGACACTTCAAAATATACCTGGATAGATAACAGCAGGAAAGATACCTTTTCCGGATCAGAAGATAAGAGAGCACTTACAGTAGAATTCTGGTACCCATCAGATTCTAACGAGAAATATCCGTTGGTGGTATTTTCACACGGAGCTTTTGGCTTCAGCGGCAGTAATTATTCAACCTTTGCTGAATTAGCATCAAATGGATATATTGTGGCAAGCATTGGTCATACCCATCATGCCTTCTATACCATTGATACATCGGGTAAATTGACAACTGTCGATCAGAACTTCTTAAAAAGAGCAACTGAGATAAATGCGGTAATAGATTCTCAAGGTGAAGAAGATATATACAACACCACGAAAGAATGGATGAAGTTGAGAACTGAGGATATGAACTTTGTGCTTGACACCATACTCCTGGAATGTGAAAATGAGGTAACGGACAGATTTTTTGGAAATATCGACCCCGATAAAATTGGGGTTATTGGACACTCTCTTGGTGGAGCGGCCGCTGCTCAGATTGGCAGGGAACGCTCTGACATAGATGCTGCTATAGTACTTGATGGAACTATGCTGGGAGAAGAGATTGGATTTGAAAATGGCAAAGTAGTTCTTAATCCTGAGCCTTACCCTATACCACTTCTGAACCTATATGCCGAGGACCACTACACACTCTCAAAAGAGCTTGTGGGCGATGATTACGATAACCACTATGCATCAAATCGAGCTATATGCTCCTATGATATTGTTTTTAGGGGTGCTGGGCACCTTAATTTTACGGATCTTCCATTGTTTTCGCCCATTCTGGCCAATACTTTGGGGATAGGTGCAGTCGATCCCAGGTATTGTATCGAAAATACAAATAGAATTGTACTTACTTTTTTTGATGGTTATTTGAAGTATAATTGTGCTCCAGACCTGAAAGGGGAATACTGATTATGAGGGTTTGCATCAGGAATGTCAACGACAAAAATGAAGAATGTGTGGTAATCGAGTGTGTCGAGATCAGTCCTGAGGTGGAAAGTATCCGTTCCTATGCTCTCGCAAAAGGAACCATGTTAACAGGCTCTGCAGGTGAACAAATTTTTCAATTTGAACTTTCTGACGTTTTTTACTTCGAGGCTGTAGATGAAAGAGTTTTTGCATATACAAAAGCTAATGTATATGAGCTTAAAATAAGACTATACCAGCTGGAGGATGCATACTCGGACAGACACTTCATAAGATGCTCCAAATCGTTTGTAATAAACCTTATGAGATTGGATAGCATAAGCCCAGCCTTAAATGGCAGATTTTATGCAAATATGAAAAATGGCGAAAAAATAATCATTTCCCGACAGTACGTATCCGCACTTAAAAATATAGTTTTTGGGGGTAAGCATAATGGATTTTAGAACTTTCTTAATAAAAAAAGTATTGATGAGCTTTCTAATATCTGTTGTTTTCATTTGCACTTCCATAGCAGTAATTGGATTGATCTATGAACCCGAGGCATGCTTTGGATATGAAGCCTTTTTCTCACCGATAATTTTTGGGGCTGCAGCTGCTCTGGCCAATCTGGTCAATTACTCCTCTGTCGAGCTGACAGTCAGGCAGGCCGCCTTTCGCAGTTTCCTGCATCTAATTCTCCTCGAGCTAATAATTCTTTCGATTCTATACAGGTATGGATCAATCTCAAGCATTTCGATGGCTATAAGCCTTGGGCTATCAATATTAATAATATACTTTACTGTGTCTTTGGTTCTTTGGGTGAATGACAATAAGACTGCTAAGGAATTCAATCAGGCACTTAGAATCCTCCAGAAGGAATCAGATAACAAAGTAAAGGGTGTCTGACACTAAGCGGAACCTAATAATAACAAAAATTAAAATATAGCACTCTTAAGCGAGAATTATAAGAGTGCTATATTATATGCTGGGTATTGAGGATAGTTAGGATCTAATATGCTTTTCTTACATACTCATCTATCCTTCTCACTGCTTCCTTAAGGTTTTCATCGGAGTTGGCAAAAACCGTCCTGAAGTATCCTTCGCCCATGCTTCCAAATGCTGATCCTGGTACCACAACTACTCTGGCATGCTTTACAAGATCCTCTGCAAACTGCTCTGAGCTTACACCAAGCTCCTTAATATTAGCAAAGGCATAGAAGCTTCCCGGTGATTTCTTGCAGGTTATTCCTGGGATGCTGTTAAGCCCATCTATTAGTATGTCCCTTCTTCTAAGGTAGTCTGAATGCATTTTCCTGACCTCATCCTGGCTGCCTTGAAGGGCTTCCAGAGCAGCTCTTTGAGTAAATGTTGAAACGCAGGATACTATCCCTTCCTGCAGCTTGGGCATAGCAGAAATTATGCCCTCATGTCCGACTATGTAACCAATCCTCCATCCTGTCATGGCATGCGACTTTGAAAAGCTGTTGATGACAAGCACTTGATCCCTGACCTCAGGGATCTGTGCTATGCTGAAATATTCAAAGTCATCGAAGATAATCTTGTCATAAACTTCATCTGAGTAAACTATGAGGTCGTATTTTCTGACTAAGTCAGCAATTTTAATTATTTCATCCTTCGTTATTACTGATCCAAGAGGATTGCTTGGAGAGTTTAAAAGTATTGCTTTTGTCTTAGGTGTTATGGCTTTCTCTATGTCTTCAGCCTTTATACTGAAGTCATTCTCCTCATAAACAGGTACGCTTACCGGCCTCGCCCCTGCTACCATTACCTGCCCAACATAGTTTGGGAAGCATGGATCAGGTATTATTACTTCATCCCCCGGGTTGACAGTGGCAATCAAACACATTGTTATGGCTTCCATGCCGCCTACAGTGATCATTACATTCTCAAGGGTGTAGTCCCTTGAATATTTAAGATATTCCTTTGCAATGGCTTCTCGAAGCTCCGGCAAACCGGCATTTGGGCTGTAATGTGTGTAACCCTCATCGATAGCTCTTTTCGCAGCATCCTTGATGTTTTGTGGAGTATCAAAATTTGGCTCTCCGACCGTAAGCTTAACAACATCATCATATTTTTGTGCCAGGTCAAACATTTTTCTGATCCCTGAGGCTGGATAATTTAATGCAATATCTGATAAATAGCTCATTTATAGACCTCCAATTCATATTCAGTTCAAATATCTCTAGCGAGTCGCCATCTGTACATATCTTTCATATCTGAAATCAGCATCAGCCTTAGCCTTTTGAAATAACTCCTCTGCGGCATCAGGGAACAGCTTGTACAGAGATGAGAATCTTACCTCGCTTAGCATAAATTCCTTAAGGTCCTTTGTCGGCGCCTTGGAATCCAGCATAAATGGATTTCTTCCTTCCTTTTCAGCAAGCGGGTTATATCTGTACAGTGACCAGTAGCCAGCTTCAACAGCCTCTTTAGTATGAGGCATCGATTTTGCCATTCCAGCCTTGATTCCATGGTTTATACATGGCGAGTAAGCTATTACAAGTGAGGGTCCAGGATAGTTCTCTGCCTCCATTATCGCCTTTAATGTCTGGTTCTTGTCAGCACCCATGGCTATTTGAGCAACATAAACATACCCATAGCTCATTGCCATCATCCCCAGGTCTTTTTTCCTGATGTTTTTGCCACTGGATGCAAATTCAGCTATTGCAGCAGTAGGCGTAGCCTTGGAGGATTGACCACCTGTATTGGAATAAACCTCTGTGTCAAATACAAGTACGTTGACGTCCTCTCCTGAAGCAAGTACATGGTCCAGACCGCCATAGCCTATGTCGTAAGCCCAGCCATCTCCCCCGAATATCCAGTGTGACCTCTTGATAAAGTAATCTCTGTTGTCATATATATTTTTCAGAATATCAAAGTTTGCCTTTTCTTCCTCGAGAACTGAAATCAGTTTGTCTGCCCTTTCCCTTGTTTTGTCAGATGTGTCGAAACCTTCAAGCCAATCCCTGAGAGCCAACTCAACACTGGAGCTTACTCCTGATTCTATTGCTTCAATGGCAAGCTTTCTGGTTGCATCTCTAAGCTTTTTGACTCCCAGACACATCCCAAAGCCGTACTCTGCATTGTCCTCAAACAGTGAGAATCCCCAGGAAGGGCCGTACCCCTTTTCATTTGTCGTGTATGATACCTGAGGTGATCCTCCCCATACAGTTGAACAACCTGCTGCATTCGAAATCATCATCCTGTCGCCAAAAAGTTGGGTTATGAGCTTGGCATATGGAGTCTCTCCACAGCCGGCACAAGCACCAGAGAACTCTTGAAGCGGCTTAAGGAACTGGCTTCCCTTGACGCTTGCTGCAATCTTCTTTGGTATCTCCTTTGTCGGGATGTCCTTGGTAAAGTTCCAGTCACTGATGTACTTTTCTCTGTTATCTGCGAACGGCTCCATTTTTATAGCCTTGTCATTGACCGGACATACTTCAACACAGCTTCCGCATCCAGTGCAGTCCTGTCCTGAAATCGCCAGATGATATTGCATACCATCAAATCCTGTAGCTTTTATCGTTTCAAATCCCAGAGGACTATTCTTTATTTCTTCACCATCAAGCAGTATAGGTCTTATTACAGCATGCGGACAAACATATGAGCATTGGTTGCACTGAGTACATTGGGATGAGTACCACCTTGGAACATTGATAGCCACTTCTCTCTTCTCCCACGCCGTAACTCCAAGAGGGAACGATCCGTCCTCTCTTCCATTGAAAGCGCTTACAGGCAGCTTGTCTCCCTCTCTTCCATTCATAGGGAGGATAACATTCCTTATGAAATCAGGCATATCCGGATCCATTTCGATTGCTTTATCCTCTGCGTTCCTCCATGCTTCAGGTACCGAGATCTTTCTTATGCCTTCAAAGCCTTTGTTGATGGCAAGGTTGTTCATATCGACAATATTCTGACCCTTGCTTCCATAGGAGGCCTCAACCTCTTTCATAAGATGCTTCTCAACATCCTCCAAGGGTATTATGTCTGCAAGCTTAAAGAAAGCAGCCTGCATGATTATGTTTATCCTGCCTCCTAGTCCAAGCTCCTCTGCCAGCTCTACGGCATTTATGGTGTAAAACTCCACATCATTGTTGGCTATCGCTCTCTTGATAGCGGCTGGAAGCTTCCTATTCAACTCCTCTTCGCTCCAGATGCAGTTTAACAGGAATTTTCCACCCTTTTTGACTCCAGCAAGAAGATCATACTTGTCTACATAGGCTTGGTTATGGCATGCGATAAAGTCTGCTCTGTTGATCGTATAAGGCTCCTTGATAGGGACCTCTCCAAATCTTAAGTGGGAGATCGTAAGTCCTCCTGATTTCTTTGCATCATACTCAAAGTATGCCTGCGTATAGAAATCTGTGTTTGAGCTGATGATCTTTATTGCAGATTTATTGGCACTGACGGTTCCGTCCGATCCGTATCCCCAGAATTTGCAGGCTTTTATTCCCTTAGGAGTGGTGTCGATCTCTCTGTTACGTATCGGCAATGATTTGAAGGTCACATCGTCGATTATGCTTACGGAAAAATCATTTAAGGGCTTTTCCATGTTTAGATTGTCGAATACTGACAGGACATCCTCGGGCTTAAGATCCTTCGAGCTTAAGCCATATCTTCCGCCCACTATAAGAGGTTGATTGTCGGTATTGTAGAAAGCATTCTTGACGTCCATATACAATGGTTCTCCGTTTGACCCCGGCTCTTTAGTTCTGTCGAGAACAGCGATTCTCTTTACTGATTTGGGTATCGCATTCAGGAAGTACTCTGAAGCAAAGGGTCTGTAAAGGTGAACCTCAAGGACTCCAACCTTTTCTCCTTGGTTATTCAGGTAATCAACAACTCCGCTGATCGTTTCGCAGCTCGAACCCATTGCGATTATTATTCTTT
This region includes:
- a CDS encoding LytTR family DNA-binding domain-containing protein, with protein sequence MRVCIRNVNDKNEECVVIECVEISPEVESIRSYALAKGTMLTGSAGEQIFQFELSDVFYFEAVDERVFAYTKANVYELKIRLYQLEDAYSDRHFIRCSKSFVINLMRLDSISPALNGRFYANMKNGEKIIISRQYVSALKNIVFGGKHNGF
- a CDS encoding DUF3021 family protein, which translates into the protein MDFRTFLIKKVLMSFLISVVFICTSIAVIGLIYEPEACFGYEAFFSPIIFGAAAALANLVNYSSVELTVRQAAFRSFLHLILLELIILSILYRYGSISSISMAISLGLSILIIYFTVSLVLWVNDNKTAKEFNQALRILQKESDNKVKGV
- a CDS encoding pyridoxal phosphate-dependent aminotransferase, whose protein sequence is MSYLSDIALNYPASGIRKMFDLAQKYDDVVKLTVGEPNFDTPQNIKDAAKRAIDEGYTHYSPNAGLPELREAIAKEYLKYSRDYTLENVMITVGGMEAITMCLIATVNPGDEVIIPDPCFPNYVGQVMVAGARPVSVPVYEENDFSIKAEDIEKAITPKTKAILLNSPSNPLGSVITKDEIIKIADLVRKYDLIVYSDEVYDKIIFDDFEYFSIAQIPEVRDQVLVINSFSKSHAMTGWRIGYIVGHEGIISAMPKLQEGIVSCVSTFTQRAALEALQGSQDEVRKMHSDYLRRRDILIDGLNSIPGITCKKSPGSFYAFANIKELGVSSEQFAEDLVKHARVVVVPGSAFGSMGEGYFRTVFANSDENLKEAVRRIDEYVRKAY
- the nifJ gene encoding pyruvate:ferredoxin (flavodoxin) oxidoreductase translates to MARRTEAMDGNTAAAYASYAFTDVAAIYPITPSSQMAGLVDEWSSNGRRNIFGDTVLVKEMQSEGGAAGTLHGSLQAGALTSTYTASQGLLLMIPNMYKVAGELLPAVFHVSARSLASNALSIFGDHQDVMATRQTGFTLLASSSVQQVMDLAAVAHLSAIKSRIPVLHFFDGFRTSHEVQKIEVLEYEELSRLVDMDAVKAFRDNALSPNRPVLRGTTQNPDVFFQMREAINKYYDAVPEIVQGYMDEINKLTERDYKLYNYHGAVDAERIIIAMGSSCETISGVVDYLNNQGEKVGVLEVHLYRPFASEYFLNAIPKSVKRIAVLDRTKEPGSNGEPLYMDVKNAFYNTDNQPLIVGGRYGLSSKDLKPEDVLSVFDNLNMEKPLNDFSVSIIDDVTFKSLPIRNREIDTTPKGIKACKFWGYGSDGTVSANKSAIKIISSNTDFYTQAYFEYDAKKSGGLTISHLRFGEVPIKEPYTINRADFIACHNQAYVDKYDLLAGVKKGGKFLLNCIWSEEELNRKLPAAIKRAIANNDVEFYTINAVELAEELGLGGRINIIMQAAFFKLADIIPLEDVEKHLMKEVEASYGSKGQNIVDMNNLAINKGFEGIRKISVPEAWRNAEDKAIEMDPDMPDFIRNVILPMNGREGDKLPVSAFNGREDGSFPLGVTAWEKREVAINVPRWYSSQCTQCNQCSYVCPHAVIRPILLDGEEIKNSPLGFETIKATGFDGMQYHLAISGQDCTGCGSCVEVCPVNDKAIKMEPFADNREKYISDWNFTKDIPTKEIPKKIAASVKGSQFLKPLQEFSGACAGCGETPYAKLITQLFGDRMMISNAAGCSTVWGGSPQVSYTTNEKGYGPSWGFSLFEDNAEYGFGMCLGVKKLRDATRKLAIEAIESGVSSSVELALRDWLEGFDTSDKTRERADKLISVLEEEKANFDILKNIYDNRDYFIKRSHWIFGGDGWAYDIGYGGLDHVLASGEDVNVLVFDTEVYSNTGGQSSKATPTAAIAEFASSGKNIRKKDLGMMAMSYGYVYVAQIAMGADKNQTLKAIMEAENYPGPSLVIAYSPCINHGIKAGMAKSMPHTKEAVEAGYWSLYRYNPLAEKEGRNPFMLDSKAPTKDLKEFMLSEVRFSSLYKLFPDAAEELFQKAKADADFRYERYVQMATR